The Saprospiraceae bacterium genome includes the window GTAATGGCGACCACCGGTTTGCCGGAGAGGAATTCTACTGCTTCTATTTGTTTGCTCAGCGGGTGGAGTGGGTAGCCGGGGAATCCGTCGTATTCTTTGCGGGCTGGGGCGTGCTGCATAATGACGATGTCTGGCCGGCCGGCTGCCAATATTTCAAAGCCGCCAGGATAAGCTGGATTCATGAGGCTTCCCTGGCCTTCGATGATGATGATTTCGGCGCCATCTTGCCAGGCGGAAACCACGGCATGTTCTATTTCTCCGGCAACAAAGTCATTGACCAGGCTATCCATGACCAAACTGTATTTGGCGCCTTGCATCCAGGCGGTCTGGCCAGTGCCCACCAATTCTGTGTGAATGCCTTGTTTTCGGAGCGCATGCACCAGCATCCAGGCCGTGGTGCGTTTACCCACGGCACTATCCGTACCCAATACAGCAATTTTCAGGCTCTTTACTTTTTCTATGTCACCTGAAAAAAAGTGTAAATCTTTTCGATGAGGAGGCTTGCGAATGTCGGTAATACTTACGCCCTTGCGATCAGCAAAAGATTGGATTTGCTGGTCTTCGCTCAGGAAGTCGTGCAGGCCACAGCTAATGTTTAAGCCAAAATTGATGGCGTCTAAAATGGATTGCCGTGCCGCTGGAGGCAGTTTTCCTCCATCCGGGGCGAGACCAATGACAAAGTAATCTATACTTTTTTGTTGATTGGTAAGTGTCCAATAAGCTACTTCAATGCTATTAAAAATTGGAATGTTGTAGGTTTTTCCATCCAATACCTCCCCCGCATCCATCCCCGCGTATCGGCTATCAATGACAGCTAATACCTGATAACGCTCCGTAAATCGCACCAATCCATGGGCGGTTTTACCATTAGGCGTATTGAAGGCCCCTTCGCAATAAACAATAGCATTGCCATCAAGCACTCTTTTCATAATAAATGATTAAAGGGTTATTTTCGACTGGTAAGAATAACAACAAAGCGATCATTCTGAACAATAGATGGTAATGGAGGGTTCGCTAGTGCCCCCAACCCAGCGGTTGAGGCGGGCAATACGTTCAACCCTTCTTTCTCCTTAAGCATTTTGGCCAATTCCAGCATTTTCTTATCCGTAACATCTGCTGCCCAACCTTCAGTACTGCGAATCGCCTGTAGGGTCGCTTCTCCATCAAAAGAATGCCAATTGATCAGTGGTTCATTGATTTCCGTTTCCTTGATTAAATCGGGTTTCAAATCTTCACAGGAGGTTTTGTTTCTTAAATACGCTTGAACGATTGGATTTTTTTTGGCAGCCGAACCCGCTACCATGAGGGGAATTCTTGAGGTTTTCCCTCTGCGGTACAAACTCTGAAAACCTTTGTATATTCCTGTTAAAACAGTGCCATTGGAAACGGGAACAGCAACGATTTTTGGGGCATCGCGTAGGTCGTCATAAATCTCATAAGCAATTTGGGCATAGGCCGATAATTGGAGTGGCGTATTGTCGCCTCCAGGATTAGCATCATATAATTCATGTTTTAAGGCGTATTCCTGGGAGGCCAGCACTGCATTTTCATAGTCACCAGGCACCCTGTTGATTTCCGCACCCAATTGAACCATTTCTTCAATTCTTTTGGTATGGTAACTTTCGGGGATGAAAACAACAGACCGAAGTCCTGCATACTTGGCGGCCAATGAACAAGAACTCCCATAGTTGCCGCAGGTGGCCAGGGAAATACCTTCAAAACCTCTTCGGAGGGCGTCTCCGGCTTGTGCAAAGGCGATGCGATCTTTTTGGGTACCAGTGGGGTTGCCTCCTTCAAATTTGAGGTAAATTTGGCGAATGCCTAATTCTCGCTCTACATTTCTGGCGCGAATGAGGGGCGTGTCTCCGACCTCGCTATCCGCAATAAAATCAAAGGCCTCCAAGCGACTATCCAAAGAGGAATTTTTGTTGAGCAGCAAGTGATATTGCTGTTCCAATTCTTTCTGAATATTGAGAGCGCCATTGCTCGATATCTCCATTTTAATATTTAGGTTCTAATGAGCTATAAAGACGCCCTTTTCTTATTTGGTCACCAGAATTGTATACCTAAATTATTATTTTTTTGAGGATGAATTGACCTCCAAACATGCTCTAAGTTTTTTTGACTTTTGTCTGTCGGAGGGAGGCCACAATACCAAGTAAAAGCGATCCGATAATGACCCCTAAAGACAACCATTCCGGGATAGATACCGTGTGTAATAACAACATTTTGACCCCTACAAAAGCAAGGATAAAGACGAGACTATATTTTAATAAATGGAAGCGATCAAGCATGGAAGCCAACACAAAATACAAGGATCGCAAGCCAAGGATCGCAAAAATATTGGAGCTAAATACGAGAAAGGGATCTGTCGTAATGGCAAAAATGGCAGGAATGCTATCGATAGCAAAAAGGATGTCGGTTGTTTCTATGACGAGCAAAGTAAGGAACAGAGGGGTGGCGGCCCATATGTGTTTTCTTTTGACAAAAAAATGTTCCCCCTCTAGGTGCTTACTGATGGGAAAAAAGCGTTTGGCTAGTTTGACCACTGGATTGCGGGTGGGATCAATCTCGGTATCTTTGGATGTCAGCATTTTGTAGGCAGAATAAAGCAGCAGCGCACCAAAGACATAACTCATCCAGCTAAATTTATGGATTAAGGCCACGCCTACAAAAATCATAATAGCTCGGAAGACAATGGCCCCTAGTATTCCCCAAAATAACACCCGGTGTTGGTAGGCAGTTGGGATTTTGAAATAGACGAAAATCATCGCGATAACAAAAATATTATCAAGACTCAAGGAGAGCTCAATGACATAACCTGTGAGGTATTTCAAAACAGCCTGCCGACTACTGAGCTGATCTATGTTATCCACCAAATCCGTTTCGTATACCCAAAAAACAACAGCACTAAAAAGTATAGAAATAGTGGCCCAAACGGCTGTCCAACCTAAGGCCTCCTTGGCCGAAATACTATAACTGTCTTTATGGAAAACACCCAGATCAAGCGCGAGGAAAAAAACAATTAAGGCAATAAAGCTTATCCAAATTAACATAATCTACGTTTTTAAAACCAGTTTTTTCTTTTGAAGTACCTTAGCATAAAAAAGCCTATGGCCACCATGATGCCCAATAGGACAAAATAGCTATACCGCCAGTGCAGTTCTGGCATATAGGCGAAATTCATTCCATAAAGACCTGCAAGAAATGTTAAGGGAATAAATATAGTCGCAATAACGGTAAGTACTTGCATAACATTATTCATTTTGAAACTCAATTCAGATAAATAAAGGTCTTGCAAGCCATTCAGAATATCGCGATAATTGTCTAAAGCATCAACCGACTGTATGATGTGATCCCGCAAATCACTGATATAGGGGTAAATATTCTCGTCAATGAGGTCATTTTCCAGGTTTTCAAATTTGCTGGCCACCTCTCGTAAGGGGCCAATATATTTTCGGACGCGCAATAACTCCTGTCTTAGCTGATGGATTTTTCCCTTTATGCTTTCATCTGGGTCAATCAATAAATCCGCTTCGATATTTTCAATGGTTTCCTCCAGCTCATCCAAAACAATATAATAGTGGTCAACTACCATATCTAAAAGCGCATAAGCCAGGTAATCAGCTTGTCGTTTTCGAATGCGACCATTTCCAAGTTGAAGCCTTTCCCGAACTTTTAGGAATAGGTCCGTTTCGTCTTCCTGAAAACTAAGTAGAAAGGATTTGCCAAAGTAAAGACTCACCTGTTCTGTTTTTACTTCTTTCGTGTCAGATAGAAAGGAGAGTGCTTTTAAACTAATGAAAACCCCTCCATCATATTCATCCAATTTAGGACGTTGATGGGTGTCAGCAATGTCTTCCAATGCTAGCGGGTGGACATTAAACACCTTACCGATTTCTTCGATCAAGGCGGTATCATGCAACCCTCTAAGATCGTACCATTGTACAAATTGGTCCACTGGTGCATGGAAGGAGCTGATAGACTGATTGTCTAAGTTGGCTTCCTTTATTTCAAATTCATTGTATTGAAGATAATGGATATTGATTTTTTCTACCTTCCTTTTTCCTGTAAATACGACAGAGCCAGGAGGCAAGCCTGCTTTTTTACGTTTCTTTTTGCTCATGCTCCGTATTTTTGAAGACCAAGGTATGGTATGGGTAAGGAATCTCAATATTTTCTCGACTAAAGCGCTTTTTTATGCTTTCAAGTAAGTCGCAACTCATGGCGAAGGCATCTGGGGCATCTTTGGCCCATGCCCATGCCCTTAGATCAACTGAATAAGCGCCTAGATTGACGACTCTTACCTCTACGATTTCTTTACCTTTTTCGATTTGTGCAGGAGTCCTTGCATCGATGTGTAAGGGGTGTGCCAAGACCTCCTCCCTCATGATCGCCTTGGCTTTTTCGATATCGCTATCATAACTGATGCCGATATTTATCCATTTACAAATTTTTTCATCTCCAAAATTCGAATTGATAATGATCTCTTCACTAATCAGCGCGTTAGGAATGAGAATACGCCGGTTTTCAAGGTCCTTGATCACCGTATGTCGAAGGGTAATGTCTTCAACGATACCCGTTAATTCTCGAAGTTTTAAGCGGTCATTTACCCGAAAGGGTTTAAAAATAATAATAAAAACCCCACTGATAATATTGCTAAGCGCCTTTTGAGAGGCAAATCCAATCGCTACTGCAAGAATCCCCGCACCTGCTAACATGGAGTTGGCCAGCCCTCTTAAATTGGGCATGACATAAATAGCCGTACTGATCCCCACAAGGTAAACCAATGCGACAATACTGTGTCGGAGAAAAAGATAATTGGTGGGATCATTTTTCATCACTTCTGTAGACCGCTTGATCAAACGTTTGAAAAAGCGATTTACCAGCAAAGCCGTAATCATGGTACCGAGGATGATGCCTATAAAAATACCGATATAAGAGAGATTACTCAGGAGCTGTTCTTTCATACAAAAAAGGAGATTAGA containing:
- a CDS encoding DUF1611 domain-containing protein, whose protein sequence is MKRVLDGNAIVYCEGAFNTPNGKTAHGLVRFTERYQVLAVIDSRYAGMDAGEVLDGKTYNIPIFNSIEVAYWTLTNQQKSIDYFVIGLAPDGGKLPPAARQSILDAINFGLNISCGLHDFLSEDQQIQSFADRKGVSITDIRKPPHRKDLHFFSGDIEKVKSLKIAVLGTDSAVGKRTTAWMLVHALRKQGIHTELVGTGQTAWMQGAKYSLVMDSLVNDFVAGEIEHAVVSAWQDGAEIIIIEGQGSLMNPAYPGGFEILAAGRPDIVIMQHAPARKEYDGFPGYPLHPLSKQIEAVEFLSGKPVVAITINHEKIQKEKVKAVCEEIEERRKLPVFDVLLEGADGLAAVVKKYWKRDTMLSTKE
- a CDS encoding pyridoxal-phosphate dependent enzyme, with the translated sequence MEISSNGALNIQKELEQQYHLLLNKNSSLDSRLEAFDFIADSEVGDTPLIRARNVERELGIRQIYLKFEGGNPTGTQKDRIAFAQAGDALRRGFEGISLATCGNYGSSCSLAAKYAGLRSVVFIPESYHTKRIEEMVQLGAEINRVPGDYENAVLASQEYALKHELYDANPGGDNTPLQLSAYAQIAYEIYDDLRDAPKIVAVPVSNGTVLTGIYKGFQSLYRRGKTSRIPLMVAGSAAKKNPIVQAYLRNKTSCEDLKPDLIKETEINEPLINWHSFDGEATLQAIRSTEGWAADVTDKKMLELAKMLKEKEGLNVLPASTAGLGALANPPLPSIVQNDRFVVILTSRK
- the corA gene encoding magnesium/cobalt transporter CorA; translation: MSKKKRKKAGLPPGSVVFTGKRKVEKINIHYLQYNEFEIKEANLDNQSISSFHAPVDQFVQWYDLRGLHDTALIEEIGKVFNVHPLALEDIADTHQRPKLDEYDGGVFISLKALSFLSDTKEVKTEQVSLYFGKSFLLSFQEDETDLFLKVRERLQLGNGRIRKRQADYLAYALLDMVVDHYYIVLDELEETIENIEADLLIDPDESIKGKIHQLRQELLRVRKYIGPLREVASKFENLENDLIDENIYPYISDLRDHIIQSVDALDNYRDILNGLQDLYLSELSFKMNNVMQVLTVIATIFIPLTFLAGLYGMNFAYMPELHWRYSYFVLLGIMVAIGFFMLRYFKRKNWF
- a CDS encoding TerC family protein, with protein sequence MLIWISFIALIVFFLALDLGVFHKDSYSISAKEALGWTAVWATISILFSAVVFWVYETDLVDNIDQLSSRQAVLKYLTGYVIELSLSLDNIFVIAMIFVYFKIPTAYQHRVLFWGILGAIVFRAIMIFVGVALIHKFSWMSYVFGALLLYSAYKMLTSKDTEIDPTRNPVVKLAKRFFPISKHLEGEHFFVKRKHIWAATPLFLTLLVIETTDILFAIDSIPAIFAITTDPFLVFSSNIFAILGLRSLYFVLASMLDRFHLLKYSLVFILAFVGVKMLLLHTVSIPEWLSLGVIIGSLLLGIVASLRQTKVKKT
- a CDS encoding mechanosensitive ion channel family protein, with product MKEQLLSNLSYIGIFIGIILGTMITALLVNRFFKRLIKRSTEVMKNDPTNYLFLRHSIVALVYLVGISTAIYVMPNLRGLANSMLAGAGILAVAIGFASQKALSNIISGVFIIIFKPFRVNDRLKLRELTGIVEDITLRHTVIKDLENRRILIPNALISEEIIINSNFGDEKICKWINIGISYDSDIEKAKAIMREEVLAHPLHIDARTPAQIEKGKEIVEVRVVNLGAYSVDLRAWAWAKDAPDAFAMSCDLLESIKKRFSRENIEIPYPYHTLVFKNTEHEQKET